The stretch of DNA AAAACTTAAGAAAACTTCCGTTATCATTCTTTGAAAACAGGGACTTGGCGGATTTAACTGCAACAATCATGAATGACTGTACAGACTTGGAACATGTTTTCTCACATGCAATTCCACAATTGCTCGGTTCAATTATTTCATTAGTTCTTGTTGCAATAGGACTGCTAACCTTTGATTGGAGGCTAGCCATTGCACTATTATGGCCTGTTCCGGTAGCATTTGCAATATTGTATGCTTCAAAGATTCTCATCTATAAAGGTGGAAGAATTGTCATGGAAGACCTGCTTGATTGTGGAGATACAATGCAGGAATGCATAGAATCTGTCAGGGATTTGAAATCATACAACTATCAGGATGAATACTATGGAAAAATTTCCAGTTTAACTTCCAAAATTGAAAAGTCAAGAATCAAAGCAGAACTGATGGCATCTGCTGGAGTAATTACCGGCAAAGTAGTTTTAAATCTAGGAATAGTTTCAGTGATTCTTTTAGGGTCATACTTGATTATGAATTCACAGGTGTCACTATTTACACTTTTGATATTCCTGATAGCTTCTGCTACAATCTATGCTCCTGTTGAGAATGGATTGATGTTTTTATCTGAAATATTGATGATGGATATAAAAATTGACAGGACCAAGGAAATAGAATCATTAGTTGTTGAAGAAGGATTGACAGAATATTCCTTGAACGGCTATGATATTGAATTTAAGAATGTCGATTTCAATTATGATGATTTGAAAAATGTTTTAACTGATATTAATTTCACAGCAAAACAAGGTGAAGTCACTGCACTTGTAGGACCTTCAGGAGGTGGAAAATCAACAGTTTCCAAACTTGCTGCAAGATTCTGGGATCCTGTTTCAGGTGAAGTAATTTTGGGAGGTCAGGATTTATCAAAACTCGATAGTGAGAAACTTTTAGAAAACTTTTCAATAGTTTTCCAGGATGTAATATTGTTTAATACTTCAATTTTGGAAAATATTCGAGTCGGTAAGAAAGATGCAACTGATGAAGAGGTAATTGAAGCAGCAAAGCTTGCAGAATGTGATGAATTTGTCTCAAAACTTCCAGATGGATACGATACTGTCATCGGTGAAAATGGTGAGCTATTGTCTGGCGGTCAAAGGCAAAGAATTTCAATTGCAAGGGCAATGCTTAAAGATGCCAATGTAATTCTTTTGGATGAAGCAACATCATTTTTGGATGTTGAAAACGAATCCAAAATTCAAAAGGCATTATCTGAGCTAATAAGAAACAAAACTGTCATAATTATTGCTCATAGGATGCGTACAATAGCTAATGCCGATAAGATTGTTGTTCTCGATGAAGGTAGAATCGTTGAGCAAGGTTCACCTGATGAGTTGATAGCTCAAAATGGACTATTTAAGAAAATGGTTGATTTACAAAATTTAAGCGGGGAATGGGTAATCTAATTCCCTTTTAAAAATTATAGGAGAAAAAATTATGTCTGAAAGATTAAATGTACATGATTTAATTACTGTGGGTATTTTTGCAGTGATTTTAATAGTATTAATTTTCGCATTTGGAATGTTGGGTTATATTCCGATTTTAATGTTGGCATTGCCAATTTTAGCAGCATTAATTTGTGGAATTCCATACATGCTCTTCTTAACAAGAGTTTCTAAATTTGGAATGGTTACATTGCTAGGGCTGATTCTGGGAATTGTAATGTTTTTAAGCGGCCATACATGGGTGCCAATTGTTGTATTTACTTTATTTGCATTCATTGCAGATTGTATCTTAAAAATGGGTAATTACTCATCAATTAAAAATTCAATTATTAGTCATGGTGTTTTTATAATGGGAATAATGGGTAATATGTTGCCATTTTTCATTTTAAGAGACTATTTCATGGAAGCAATGCGCGCTTCAATGGGAAATGATTATGTTAATGTCATTGCCCCATTCCTTAACAATGGTGTTTTAGTAATATTATTTATTTTAACATTCATTGCAGGTGTTGCAAGTGCTTATGTTGGAAAAATTGTGCTCAAAAAACACTTTGAAAAGGCAGGTATAGCTTAGGTGTAATAATGGGATTAGAACTAAATTTTAACTTAGATCCAAGAACTAAAATCATTATTTTAGTTGTTTTAAGTTTCATGGTTTTTAATGATGTGTCATTATATATTAGTGGAATTTTAGTTTTAATTCCATTTATTTGTTTATTTTTCACAAACCATAAAAAATCAGCATGGCTTTATATTGCTGTTTATTTATTGGCTAAATATATTCAAATTTTTATTCTTCCTACAGCAACAGGATTGATGGCAATTATACTAATTACTTTTAGTTATACTGCTTCTAGAATGTTGCCAATTCTTATGATGGGATATTATACTATAACAACTACTAAAGTAAGCGAATTCATTGCGTCTATGGAAAAAAGTAATATTCCCCGATATGTCATTATTCCCGTTTCAGTTGTTTTTAGATATATCCCATCAGTTTATGAAGAAATTAAATCAATAACTAATGCAATGAAAATGAGAGGCTTTGGATTAAATATCAAATCCTTGAAAAACCCTTTAAAACTAATAGAATTTTATATGATTCCTATTTTGATTAGTGCAGTTAAAACAGCAGATGAACTCTCAGCCGCCTCTCTAACAAGAGGACTCAGCAATCCGGAGCCAAGAACTCATTTACTTCAAGTAAAATTGACCAAACTGGATTACTCACTTATAGCAATAACATTCATTGGTTTTGGAATATATGCATATGGTTTTTTAAGAGGTGTCTTGATTGCTTAAAATGGAAGATGTTTCATTCACATATAATAATAATGGCGATACTCAAAATCTGTCTGATATAAATTTGAATGTTAAAGAAGGGGAAGTTATTCTGCTTTGTGGCGAGTCAGGCTGCGGAAAAACATCAATCACACGTTTTTTAAATGGACTGATTCCGAATTTCTTCGATGGTAAACGTGAAGGAAATGTTTATTTGGGTAATGATTTAATCAGTGAAATGAAGATATATGAAATTTCAAAGCATATTGGATCAGTTTTTCAAAATCCAAAAACCCAGTTCTTCAATGTTGATACGACAAGCGAACTTGTTTTTGGATGTGAAAATTTATCCATGAACGTTGATGAGATTAAAAAAAGGCTAGATTGTGTAGTTGATGACTTTGACATATTCAATCTGGTTGATAAAAATATTTTTAAGTTATCCGGCGGTGAAAAGCAAAAGATTGCTTGTGCATCAGTATCGGCGGTATCTCCCGATGTTCTTGTTCTAGATGAACCATCATCCAACTTGGATTCCAAGTCAAGCTGGGATTTTGAATTCATAATTAGGAAATGGAAAGAGCAGAAAAAAACAGTAATTATTGCCGAACATAAATTATTCTTTTTAGGTGATGTCGTTGACAGGGTAATATTTCTTAAAGACGGAAAAATTACAAACGAATGGTCAATCGATGAATTTAAAAACATAAATCATCGAGATTTGGGTTTAAGGCAATTAAATTTGGACAATATAGAATTAAAAAGAAAAGAATATTACTCCAAGAATCAGGAATTTTTGGAACTTAAAAATTTTAAATTTAACTATGGAAAAACTCAAGTTTTAGACATTGATGATGTTAAAATTCCTAAAAACGAAATCATAGCCATCATTGGTAAAAATGGTGCCGGAAAGTCAACATTTGCAAATTGTTTGTGCGGTCTTAAAAAATCATGCAAGGGCGAGTTAGTCTTCAATGGAAAATCCTTAAAAAGAAAGGATAGGCTTAAAAAATCTTATATGGTGATGCAGGATGTAAATCATCAGCTATTTACAGAAAGTGTCCTTGATGAAGTTTTGTTGAGTATGGATGAAGATGATTTGGAATTAGCTGAAGATATTCTTAGGAATTTGAACCTGATTCATCTAAAAGATGCCCATCCAATGGCATTATCCGGTGGTGAAAAGCAAAGGGTAGCTATTGCATCGGCAATTGCATCTAAAAAGGAAATATTGATTTTTGATGAGCCAACAAGTGGTCTTGATTTAAGGAATATGATGAAAGTTTCTGAAAACTTAAGGTATCTGCAGGGATTAGGGATAACTTCATTCATCATAACCCATGATTTCGAATTAATCTGTGAGTCTTGTTCCCATATCCTGCATTTTGATGATGGCAAAATCATTGATAATTATAAGATTGATGAACAAAAACTGAAAGATTTCTTTTTAAGGGGGTCTCAATAGTCTTTTAACCCTTAATTCAGGAGTTTTAATCGAAATTACATTAAGATTTATGAGTATGTGAATTATTAGATATTTGATTAGTGATATTATGTATGAGAATCATTTGCCAATTTTTGGTGTAGGACCATATTTAGTTTTAATAATTGGAATCATAACTATAATTTTCTCCATATCCTCATACTACCATTTAATTCCAGTTTATAAGATAAATGAATTAAATATGGTCTTTTTTATTTTAGGAGTAATATTAATAAGTTTAGGGATTGTTTTTTGGATTTCAGCAGTTCTGGTCTCAAAAATAAGTGATGAAGTTGAAAACAATAAATTAGTTACAACAGGGATATATGCTTATGTAAGGCACCCTATTTATGCCGCATTTTTTTATGCTGCAACCGGATTAATATTAATCTCTCAGAATATCCTCCTATTTATCTTGCCCGTATTTTTCTGGGCATTTCTAACAGTTGCAATGATAAATACTGAAGAAAAGTGGTTAATTGAGAGATATAGTGATGATTATAGGGATTATTCTAAAAAAGTTAATAGATTCATACCAAAGGTGATTTAATGGGATTTTTTGACAATATGAGAAAACCAAAAGGAAAATTAGGAAACATTCAATTAAAATCAATGA from Methanobrevibacter sp. YE315 encodes:
- a CDS encoding ABC transporter ATP-binding protein — translated: MISEYFVERFGLTKEGSDNLIKGIIYTALLNIAFMLPVGLYALLLYMWVEPLTGGEIIEPNLGMFIVLILIVLGIIFALAWKQYHFVFNTTYTESENRRINLGENLRKLPLSFFENRDLADLTATIMNDCTDLEHVFSHAIPQLLGSIISLVLVAIGLLTFDWRLAIALLWPVPVAFAILYASKILIYKGGRIVMEDLLDCGDTMQECIESVRDLKSYNYQDEYYGKISSLTSKIEKSRIKAELMASAGVITGKVVLNLGIVSVILLGSYLIMNSQVSLFTLLIFLIASATIYAPVENGLMFLSEILMMDIKIDRTKEIESLVVEEGLTEYSLNGYDIEFKNVDFNYDDLKNVLTDINFTAKQGEVTALVGPSGGGKSTVSKLAARFWDPVSGEVILGGQDLSKLDSEKLLENFSIVFQDVILFNTSILENIRVGKKDATDEEVIEAAKLAECDEFVSKLPDGYDTVIGENGELLSGGQRQRISIARAMLKDANVILLDEATSFLDVENESKIQKALSELIRNKTVIIIAHRMRTIANADKIVVLDEGRIVEQGSPDELIAQNGLFKKMVDLQNLSGEWVI
- a CDS encoding MptD family putative ECF transporter S component; the protein is MSERLNVHDLITVGIFAVILIVLIFAFGMLGYIPILMLALPILAALICGIPYMLFLTRVSKFGMVTLLGLILGIVMFLSGHTWVPIVVFTLFAFIADCILKMGNYSSIKNSIISHGVFIMGIMGNMLPFFILRDYFMEAMRASMGNDYVNVIAPFLNNGVLVILFILTFIAGVASAYVGKIVLKKHFEKAGIA
- a CDS encoding energy-coupling factor transporter transmembrane component T; its protein translation is MGLELNFNLDPRTKIIILVVLSFMVFNDVSLYISGILVLIPFICLFFTNHKKSAWLYIAVYLLAKYIQIFILPTATGLMAIILITFSYTASRMLPILMMGYYTITTTKVSEFIASMEKSNIPRYVIIPVSVVFRYIPSVYEEIKSITNAMKMRGFGLNIKSLKNPLKLIEFYMIPILISAVKTADELSAASLTRGLSNPEPRTHLLQVKLTKLDYSLIAITFIGFGIYAYGFLRGVLIA
- a CDS encoding ABC transporter ATP-binding protein, whose translation is MLKMEDVSFTYNNNGDTQNLSDINLNVKEGEVILLCGESGCGKTSITRFLNGLIPNFFDGKREGNVYLGNDLISEMKIYEISKHIGSVFQNPKTQFFNVDTTSELVFGCENLSMNVDEIKKRLDCVVDDFDIFNLVDKNIFKLSGGEKQKIACASVSAVSPDVLVLDEPSSNLDSKSSWDFEFIIRKWKEQKKTVIIAEHKLFFLGDVVDRVIFLKDGKITNEWSIDEFKNINHRDLGLRQLNLDNIELKRKEYYSKNQEFLELKNFKFNYGKTQVLDIDDVKIPKNEIIAIIGKNGAGKSTFANCLCGLKKSCKGELVFNGKSLKRKDRLKKSYMVMQDVNHQLFTESVLDEVLLSMDEDDLELAEDILRNLNLIHLKDAHPMALSGGEKQRVAIASAIASKKEILIFDEPTSGLDLRNMMKVSENLRYLQGLGITSFIITHDFELICESCSHILHFDDGKIIDNYKIDEQKLKDFFLRGSQ
- a CDS encoding isoprenylcysteine carboxylmethyltransferase family protein; protein product: MYENHLPIFGVGPYLVLIIGIITIIFSISSYYHLIPVYKINELNMVFFILGVILISLGIVFWISAVLVSKISDEVENNKLVTTGIYAYVRHPIYAAFFYAATGLILISQNILLFILPVFFWAFLTVAMINTEEKWLIERYSDDYRDYSKKVNRFIPKVI